The Rissa tridactyla isolate bRisTri1 chromosome 16, bRisTri1.patW.cur.20221130, whole genome shotgun sequence genome includes a window with the following:
- the MFAP2 gene encoding LOW QUALITY PROTEIN: microfibrillar-associated protein 2 (The sequence of the model RefSeq protein was modified relative to this genomic sequence to represent the inferred CDS: deleted 4 bases in 3 codons) translates to MFAPRHNWSWGWCNGCGGCNPAPQQAAVGEEEEEEEEEGAGSGVALGPSGAPMLEREENKAVGKGRTGTNTQSGLLRLHPGPRCSSIAAVRMRAVGLFLLCLPAALLVQGQYQVLKASPYPEPVQYSQYDQQSEIQDYYDYHDVTPRAPEEQFRYQSQQQSQHEIVPAPTPAAAPETEPTEPGPLDCREEQYPCTRLYSVHKPCKQCLNEICFYSLRRVYVINKEICVRTVCAHEELLRADLCRDKFSKCGVMATSGLCQTVVASCARSCGGC, encoded by the exons ATGTTTGCGCCTCGGCACAACTGGTCGTGGGGTTGGTGTAATGGGTGCGGTGGGTGCAATCCTGCCCCACAG CAAGCAGCagttggggaggaggaggaggaggaggaggaggaaggggccgGCTCAGGTGTGGCATTAGGACCCAGCGGAGCCCCCATGTTGGAg agagaagagaacAAGGCGGTGGGCAAGGGCAGAACCGGCACAAACACCCAGAGCGG ACTCCTCCGGCTGCATCCCGGCCCGCGCTGCTCCTCCATCGCTGCCGTCAGGATGAGAGCGGTGGGGCTCTTCTTGCTGTGTCTGCCAG CAGCGCTCCTGGTCCAGGGACAGTAC CAGGTTTTGAAGGCATCACCCTACCCCGAGCCGGTACAATATTCCCAGTACGACCAGCAATCAG aaatTCAGGATTACTACGATTATCACG ATGTGACCCCCCGTGCCCCCGAGGAGCAGTTTCGGTACCAGTCCCAGCAGCAATCCCAGCACGAAATCGTGCCGGCTCCGACCCCAG CCGCCGCCCCCGAGACCGAGCCCACGGAGCCAGGACCCCTCG ACTGCCGGGAGGAGCAGTACCCCTGCACCAGGCTCTACTCCGTGCAC AAGCCCTGCAAGCAGTGCCTGAACGAGATCTGCTTCTACAG CCTCCGCCGGGTTTACGTGATCAACAAGGAGATCTGCGTCCGCACCGTGTGTGCCCACGAAGAGCTGCTGAGAG ccgATCTCTGCCGTGACAAGTTTTCCAAGTGCGGGGTGATGGCCACCAGCGGGCTCTGCCAA ACCGTGGTCGCGTCCTGCGCCCGCAGCTGCGGAGGATGCTGA